In the Tetrapisispora phaffii CBS 4417 chromosome 7, complete genome genome, one interval contains:
- the MMS1 gene encoding Mms1p (similar to Saccharomyces cerevisiae MMS1 (YPR164W); ancestral locus Anc_7.519): MSENFRYLKQGIFENIPNYDIGNDKDEVSKQVMDEFEELQLTKEEYSSKSMMFFDYEGVMQGRLVQKMLPVRMYKDYDSQRELETYLHYLKDKYLGIAEKYYGKPFKDDDLGDIRLDSLSKNDIPEADTLEDSFLDMLIDGDEFSSGNTSTVINVDNSEDNELETKLKVISSKLSGKLENTTLFFTPDSFYELTNNINQKIYHGIIDAEIFSNTIDSTISDTVIILSKNYILNILPFFIYGNSISESHFKNILLQYWKLPDFNNSEINMSWEIVKNNSNQSQFVVFNKESGLIKFFKFVTPLHFKLINNLNLTNTKIIDCIFLPSDSTSNINTIFMPVIRFDRLVYFVVDWDVNNLKQKRVHQLTIILDKNVASAQTQTLLPLGCIPIGGNNILVYSSKQISVVSKNQILSGEINNFRHFNIRELRGIKRNNFFDAPQLLKKLRTIPDLSLADFDSCTIFITTTGNVCTCLVNTVSADIKFYLLTKFKGQRSICSVHSIENSNEKSQFYNLDIISFGRSLRLTLDLADIVELSTQRTKMNRKILSLNAIVEKHTLASSSEENSNLLIVPSTILAAHNDIWLTSPSAVSKISSDINAASRKLNLFCKLGKFQTYNKFQIIEYNSFPKYFRQSIFMNFDDDSQDDGDGNTYMILATDYVSISKIFILRLMTDTTNDEANKKRMESQLIEVEDLLIEEMGNTVLFSAVMDKIVQVTSSGVYVNDLINQDHEQNLNSGNSFLSNFVISGASLQNHRLIIYDKNLESVYFIEDITKLSDTNQLQELSFSFNFAGKICQNDDEVIVYSDLDEATIYHFKWNEFISTNMINIKSYNKILDVTFAKFTILAIYETFLIVIDNGNSQVFNYDVKNKSFSKLNIDFSGIQFRVCTSSDNMIIFYTANRIQVYEFYSTNDYRTYELKIPNVNKVTNILDVSFDKNKSKLFILFSDGLYVFKLNYFSDNISNFLLKSTRNVHKKFVYIDRMRRMVVLNIETNEWDCLKLSNGKFLSLNNSVLDPTEGISDDLANTKIKLLNMVVLETSTTIYPATLILLVFETFIKLVSIAPLNGEIIIKNLDRYDFPSSISEKVVTTDDGLIFVYMKGLSLHNETSNKMDSFFSFAVNELHLKLRDKLDVNSDSAITDFDICGRNIVFTTVKWDKLYILHDYKKCIKNSKLYISLIKLPPSSFVTKILSITRDIFIITSRLEGRSKELSQLSAYFIGNYDGNPLSLVEDMVDREQASIFEQIENSHFINLDVTDQTNVGNITDFSVSAIPDINIISGDKFLIDVKMRKHWKIPYQTIKFEKSLKTFAFDPYKNMLYLLTKDQSVIKYSLKSLNTITKQGMALKIYNIRDDKNTVFELPQTTRSIMINLDESGLSKLENSVY; this comes from the coding sequence ATGAGTGAGAATTTCAGATATTTGAAACAAggtatttttgaaaatataccGAATTATGATATCGGTAATGATAAGGACGAGGTTTCTAAGCAGGTTATGGATGAATTTGAGGAACTTCAATTGacaaaagaagaatacAGTAGCAAAAGTATGATGTTTTTTGATTATGAAGGTGTTATGCAAGGACGATTGGTACAGAAAATGCTACCGGTTAGAATGTACAAAGATTACGATTCACAACGTGAATTAGAAACATATttacattatttaaaggaTAAATACCTTGGAATAGCAGAAAAATACTATGGAAAACCTTTCAAAGATGATGATCTTGGCGATATTCGGCTCGATTCGCTATCAAAAAACGATATACCAGAAGCGGACACCTTAGAAGATTCTTTTTTAGATATGTTGATAGATGGTGACGAATTTAGTTCTGGAAACACTTCGACGGTGATAAATGTAGATAATTCAGAAGATAATGAACttgaaacaaaattaaaggtTATTTCATCGAAATTGAGTGGGAAATTGGAAAATAcaactttattttttactCCTGATTCTTTTTATGAGTTaactaataatataaatcagAAAATATACCATGGAATAATTGATGCTGAAATATTTAGTAATACTATTGACTCTACGATCAGTGATACAGTGATAATACTATCGAAAAATTACATTTTGAACATTTTACCATTCTTTATTTACGGTAACTCAATTTCTGAAAGccattttaaaaatattttactgCAATATTGGAAGTTACCAGATTTCAATAACTcagaaataaatatgagTTGGgaaattgttaaaaataactCAAATCAATCTCAATTTGTAGTTTTTAACAAAGAATCAGgattaattaaattttttaagttCGTGACACCCTTgcattttaaattaattaataatttgaacTTAACGAACACGAAAATAATTGATTGCATATTTTTACCATCAGACTCTACTTCAAATATCAATACTATTTTTATGCCGGTTATAAGATTTGATAGACTTGTATATTTTGTGGTTGACTGGGATGTCAATAACTTAAAGCAAAAGAGGGTCCATCAATTGACAATTATATTGGATAAAAATGTCGCCAGTGCGCAAACTCAAACGCTATTACCGTTGGGATGTATACCAATTGGCGggaataatattttagtcTACTCGAGCAAGCAAATATCTGTAGTATCAAagaatcaaatattatccGGGGaaattaacaattttagacattttaatataagGGAGCTGAGAGggataaaaagaaataatttttttgatgcACCACAGTTACTAAAAAAACTAAGAACTATACCAGATTTAAGCCTGGCTGACTTTGATTCATGTACAATTTTCATTACCACAACTGGAAATGTATGCACTTGTCTAGTGAACACTGTTTCCGctgatattaaattctatttgttaacaaaatttaaaggaCAGAGATCAATATGCAGTGTTCATTCGATTGAAAActcaaatgaaaaatctCAATTTTATAACCTTGATATTATCAGTTTTGGCCGTTCTTTAAGGTTAACATTAGATTTAGCAGATATTGTTGAACTTAGTACTCAGCGTACAAAAATGAatagaaaaattttatcattaaatgcAATAGTTGAAAAGCATACCTTGGCCAGCTCCAGCGAAGAAAATTCAAACTTACTCATAGTGCCCTCTACTATACTAGCAGCACATAATGATATATGGCTAACTTCGCCTTCAGCAGTCTCTAAAATTTCATCAGATATTAATGCAGCTTCGAggaaattgaatttattcTGTAAATTAGGCAAGTTCCAGACCTATAATaagtttcaaattataGAGTATAACAGTTTCCCAAAGTATTTTAGGCAATCAATTTTTATGAACTTTGATGATGATTCGCAAGATGACGGCGATGGTAACACATATATGATTCTCGCTACCGATTATGTATCCATatctaaaatattcattttaagACTTATGACAGATACCACAAATGATGAAGCTAATAAAAAGAGAATGGAATCACAACTAATTGAAGTTGAAGATTTATTGATTGAAGAGATGGGAAATACAGTATTATTTTCAGCGGTAATGGATAAGATCGTTCAAGTTACGTCATCTGGTGTCTATGTGAATGATCTCATTAACCAGGACCATGagcaaaatttaaattcaggaaattcatttttatctaaTTTCGTAATTTCAGGTGCTTCGTTACAAAATCACAGGCTCATAATATATGATAAAAATCTAGAGAGTGTATATTTTATCGAAGATATCACTAAATTGAGTGATACAAATCAACTTCAAGAACTAAgcttttctttcaattttgcAGGCAAAATTTGCCAAAATGACGATGAGGTTATTGTATATTCTGATTTGGATGAAGCAACGATATATCACTTTAAATGgaatgaatttatttcaacAAATATGATAAACATAAAATcgtataataaaatattggaTGTTACATTTGcaaaatttacaatattgGCAATATATGAGACTTTTCTGATAGTGATAGATAACGGTAATTCTCAAGTTTTTAACTATGACGTTAAGAATAAATCGTTTTCGAAActtaatattgatttttctgGAATTCAGTTCAGGGTATGTACATCATCTGACAACATGATCATATTTTACACAGCAAATCGGATACAAGTATATGAATTTTATTCGACCAATGATTATAGAACCTATGAGCTTAAAATTCCTAACGTTAATAAAGTTACTAATATTTTGGACGTTAGTTTCgataaaaacaaaagtaaactttttattttattttcgGATGGATTATACGTATTTAAATTGAACTACTTTTCtgataatatatcaaattttcTATTGAAATCAACCAGAAATGTCCACaaaaaatttgtttatATTGATAGAATGAGGAGAATGGTTGTTTTGAATATAGAAACTAATGAATGGGATTGtttgaaattatcaaatgGTAAATTTCTATCATTGAATAATTCTGTTTTAGATCCTACGGAAGGAATCTCTGATGATTTAGCTAATACCAAAATCAAACTACTGAATATGGTTGTTTTAGAAACCTCAACAACAATATACCCCGCAACTTTGATACTTTTAGTTTTTGAAACATTCATAAAACTAGTTTCTATTGCTCCCTTAAATGGagaaataattataaagaaTTTGGACAGATATGATTTTCCCTCTTCTATAAGTGAAAAAGTTGTTACAACAGATGATGgattaatttttgtatatatgAAAGGATTATCTTTGCATAATGAGACATCTAATAAGATGGATTCCTTTTTCTCATTTGCAGTAAATGAATTGCATCTCAAATTAAGAGATAAATTAGATGTGAATAGTGACAGTGCAATTACGGATTTTGATATATGTGGCagaaatattgtttttactACTGTGAAATGGGACAAGCTATATATCCTACACGACTATAAAAAATGtattaaaaattccaaattatatatatcattgATTAAACTTCCACCTAGTTCATTTGTTACAAAGATATTATCGATTACCAgagatatttttattattacctCTAGACTGGAAGGAAGATCTAAAGAATTATCTCAACTGTCTGCATATTTTATTGGGAACTATGACGGTAATCCTTTATCTTTAGTTGAAGACATGGTTGATAGAGAACAAGCATCGATATTTGaacaaattgaaaatagtCATTTTATTAACTTGGATGTCACAGATCAAACGAATGTGGGAAATATAACGgatttttcagtttctgctataccagatattaatataatatccGGTGATAAATTTCTCATTGATGTTAAAATGAGAAAACATTGGAAAATACCTTATcaaacaattaaatttgaaaaatcacTAAAAACTTTTGCATTTGATCCctataaaaatatgttgTATCTACTAACGAAGGATCAATCTGtcataaaatattctttaaagtCTTTAAATACAATAACTAAGCAAGGCATGGCATTGAAGATTTACAATATAAGGGACGATAAAAATACAGTATTTGAATTGCCCCAAACAACAAGATCGATCATGATAAACTTGGATGAATCAGGACTTTCAAAACTGGAAAATTCAGTATATTAA
- the NUT2 gene encoding mediator complex subunit NUT2 (similar to Saccharomyces cerevisiae NUT2 (YPR168W); ancestral locus Anc_7.524): MADNAKDTANANASANAKLQEALENTEEQVTSIIESFIELGVSIYDYPGTPEATQGMITNLKRNVDRLSKLNQSSNTVDTPLQDINIPFEVIQYIEDGRNPDIYTREFVEAIRRSNQYQRAKMNGLKQLRDSLAEKISEEFPELVDTVQNIIERTTPKETMATDQKTT; this comes from the coding sequence ATGGCCGACAACGCTAAGGACACGGCGAATGCGAATGCTAGTGCGAATGCCAAACTACAAGAGGCACTAGAAAACACAGAGGAGCAGGTAACCTCGATAATAGAGTCATTCATCGAGCTTGGGGTTTCAATATACGACTATCCGGGCACTCCTGAAGCCACACAAGGCATGATAACGAATTTGAAGAGAAATGTTGACAGACTGTCTAAATTGAACCAGAGCAGCAATACTGTAGACACGCCATTGCAGGATATAAACATTCCATTTGAAGTCATTCAATACATCGAGGATGGCCGTAACCCAGATATATACACGAGAGAATTTGTCGAGGCAATCAGAAGGTCGAACCAGTATCAAAGAGCGAAGATGAACGGTCTCAAACAACTAAGAGACTCATTAGCTGAAAAGATAAGCGAGGAGTTCCCAGAACTCGTAGATACGGTGCAGAATATCATAGAGAGAACCACACCAAAAGAAACCATGGCCACTGACCAAAAAACTACGTAA
- the MET16 gene encoding phosphoadenylyl-sulfate reductase (thioredoxin) (similar to Saccharomyces cerevisiae MET16 (YPR167C); ancestral locus Anc_7.523), with amino-acid sequence MLANKVYNLNNHVQIFEEQLDFWNDSLQKLASPQEIIKWALITFPNLYQTTAFGLTGLATIDMISKLAESSPNISMVPLLFIDTLHHFPQTLTLLDKVQDRYYTKYNQQIHVFKPQGCQSEKDFSAAYGDFLWETDDIKYDFLAKVEPVSRAYKTLNITAVFTGRRRSQGSSRSDLKFLEIDEINGIIKINPFMNWSFPQVKQYIDDNNVPYNELLDLGYKSIGDYHSTVPVEEGEDERSGRWKGKAKTECGIHETSKFAQYLKDKETAVK; translated from the coding sequence ATGTTAGCAAATAAAGTTTACAATCTGAACAACCATGTTCAGATATTTGAAGAGCAACTGGACTTTTGGAATGATTCCCTACAGAAGCTAGCATCGCCTCAGGAGATCATTAAATGGGCCTTGATCACTTTCCCTAATTTGTACCAGACTACGGCTTTTGGATTGACTGGCTTAGCAACAATTGATATGATATCGAAGTTGGCTGAATCTAGTCCAAATATTAGCATGGTgccattattatttatcgATACACTACATCACTTCCCACAAACATTAACTCTACTAGATAAAGTACAAGATAGGTATTACACAAAATACAATCAACAAATTCATGTTTTTAAACCACAAGGCTGCCAGTCAGAGAAGGACTTCTCAGCAGCATATGGTGATTTCTTATGGGAGACAGATGATATCAAATACGATTTTTTGGCTAAAGTAGAACCTGTCTCTAGAGCGTATAAAACGTTGAATATAACTGCAGTGTTTACAGGAAGAAGGAGGTCTCAAGGGAGTTCACGTTCTGATTTGAAGTTTTTGGAAATCGATGAAATTAACGggattattaaaataaatccCTTCATGAATTGGTCATTTCCACAAGTAAAACAGTATATCGACGATAACAACGTACCATATAACGAATTATTGGATCTTGgatataaatcaattggAGATTACCATTCCACTGTACCTGTAGAAGAAGGAGAAGATGAAAGATCCGGTAGATGGAAAGGAAAAGCTAAAACAGAATGTGGAATTCACGAAACTAGTAAGTTTGCccaatatttaaaagacAAAGAAACTGCtgttaaataa
- the TPHA0G00290 gene encoding uncharacterized protein (similar to Saccharomyces cerevisiae SEC23 (YPR181C); ancestral locus Anc_7.537), protein MDFETNEDINGIRFSWNIFPTTRTDANKNVVPIGCLYTPLKDISSVEENEPLVDEDGQGEILRNNSTSVVGGEGTGNILNYNPVICSGVQCKSILNPYCIIDPRNNSWTCPICNSRNHLPTQYSNMTQENMPIELQSTTVEYITNKPIQVPPIFCFVIDLTSEFDNLSSLKESICTSLSLLPPNALVSLITYGSVIELHDLSSTLIDRSNIFRGDKDYQYAEIIEMLTGNKPSVTNANQNLNVNTNPNSPLSVNRFFLPLDQVEFKITQLIENLKTDEWQIQSGHRPKRATGEALNIASLILQSGYKNFSARIILFASGPCTLGSGLIVSSELKDPIRSHNDIDNDKVTHYKKACKYYNQLADRVSENGHTVDIFAGCYDQIGMSEMRQLTDKTGGVLLLTDSFSTAIFKQSYLRMFSKDEEGYLKMAFNGHLTVRTSKELKVQGLIGHASGVKKTDTNNISDSEIGIGGTSTWKMSSLSPDHSYAIFFEIANTVSTPQQQQQQYNPGGPNSNEPVRLAYTQFITNYQHSSGTNRIRVTTVANQLLPFGAPGISASFDQEAAAVIMARIAVHKAENDDGADIIRWIDRTLIKLCQKYADYNKDDPMSFRLAPNFTLYPQFMYYLRRSQFLSVFNNSPDETAFYRHIFTREDTTNSLIMIQPTLTSYSMEEEPQPVLLDSVSVKPNTILLLDTFFFILIYHGEQIAQWRKAGYQDDEQYADFKAFLEEPKVEAAELLVDRFPLPRFIDTEAGGSQARFLLSKLNPSDSYQDATHGGATVVLTDDVSLQNFMLHLQNVAVTGQN, encoded by the coding sequence ATGGATTTTGAAACTAACGAAGATATCAATGGTATCAGGTTCTCTTGGAACATCTTCCCAACTACAAGAACTGATGCTAACAAAAATGTTGTTCCTATTGGATGTTTATACACTCCGTTAAAGGACATTTCTAGTGTGGAAGAAAATGAACCACTCGTCGACGAAGATGGTCAAGGTGAGATCTTAAGAAACAACAGTACGAGTGTTGTTGGGGGTGAAGGCACCGGTAACATTTTGAATTACAACCCTGTTATTTGTTCTGGAGTTCAATGTAAGTCTATCTTGAACCCTTATTGTATCATTGATCCAAGAAACAACTCTTGGACATGTCCAATTTGTAATTCAAGAAATCATTTACCAACTCAATACTCAAACATGACTCAGGAAAACATGCCAATTGAATTGCAAAGCACCACTGTGGAATATATCACAAATAAACCTATTCAAGTTCCACCAATTTTCTGTTTTGTCATTGATTTGACTTCAGAATTTGATAACCTATCTTCTTTAAAAGAGTCGATTTGTACTTCTCTGTCTTTATTACCACCAAATGCTCTAGTCTCTTTAATCACATATGGTAGTGTAATTGAATTACACGATTTATCATCCACTTTAATCGATAGATCTAACATTTTCAGAGGTGATAAAGACTATCAATATGcagaaattattgaaatgcTAACTGGGAATAAACCATCAGTGACGAATGCAAACCAAAATCTGAACGTCAACACTAATCCAAATTCTCCTTTGTCCGTCAACCGTTTCTTTTTGCCATTAGATCAAGttgaattcaaaattactcaattaattgaaaatttgaaaacagATGAATGGCAAATTCAATCTGGTCATAGACCAAAGAGAGCCACTGGTGAAGCTTTAAATATTGCTTCCTTGATTTTACAAAGTGGCTATAAAAACTTCTCCGCAAGAATCATTTTGTTCGCCTCAGGTCCATGTACTTTAGGCTCGGGATTGATTGTGTCTTCAGAATTAAAAGATCCAATCAGATCTCATAACGATATCGACAACGATAAAGTTACTCATTACAAGAAAGCTTGTAAATATTACAATCAACTAGCTGATAGAGTTTCTGAAAACGGACATACTGTCGATATTTTTGCTGGTTGTTACGATCAAATCGGTATGTCAGAAATGCGACAATTGACTGATAAAACTGGTGGTGTTTTGTTATTAACAGATTCATTTTCTACTGCTATTTTCAAACAATCTTACTTAAGAatgttttcaaaagatgaagaaggttatttgaaaatggCTTTCAATGGTCATTTAACTGTAAGAACCTCCAAGGAATTGAAGGTACAAGGTTTAATTGGACATGCTTCCGGTGTTAAGAAGACTGATACTAATAACATAAGTGACTCGGAAATCGGTATTGGTGGGACTTCAACTTGGAAAATGTCATCTTTATCTCCAGATCATTCCTATGctattttctttgaaatcGCGAACACGGTAAGTACTCcacagcagcagcagcagcaatATAACCCAGGTGGCCCAAATAGTAATGAGCCAGTCCGTTTAGCTTACACTCAATTTATCACCAATTATCAACATTCTTCAGGTACTAATCGTATTAGAGTTACTACTGTTGCAAACCAATTATTACCATTTGGTGCCCCAGGTATCTCAGCTTCTTTCGATCAAGAAGCCGCTGCCGTAATTATGGCCAGAATTGCTGTTCATAAGGCTGAAAATGACGATGGTGCGGATATTATTAGATGGATTGACAGAACATTGATCAAATTATGCCAAAAATATGCTGACTATAACAAGGATGATCCAATGTCTTTCAGATTAGCTCCAAACTTTACCTTATACCCTCAATTTATGTATTATTTGAGAAGATCTCAATTCTTGAGTGTGTTCAACAACTCACCTGATGAAACTGCCTTTTACAGACATATTTTCACCAGAGAAGATACTACAAATTCATTGATCATGATTCAACCAACTTTAACCTCCTACTCGATGGAAGAAGAGCCTCAACCAGTTTTATTGGATTCTGTTTCTGTCAAACCAAATACCATTCTATTATTGGATAcattcttcttcattttaATTTACCATGGTGAACAAATTGCTCAATGGAGAAAAGCAGGTTATCAGGATGACGAACAATATGCTGACTTTAAAGCCTTTTTGGAGGAACCAAAGGTTGAAGCTGCTGAATTATTAGTTGACAGATTCCCATTACCAAGATTTATTGACACAGAAGCCGGCGGATCTCAAGCTAGATTCTTGTTATCCAAATTGAATCCTTCTGACAGTTACCAAGATGCTACACACGGCGGTGCTACGGTTGTTTTAACTGATGATGTTTCATTACAAAACTTCATGTTGCATTTACAAAATGTTGCAGTCACTGGACAAAACTAA
- the AOS1 gene encoding E1 ubiquitin-activating protein AOS1 (similar to Saccharomyces cerevisiae AOS1 (YPR180W); ancestral locus Anc_7.536), whose product MNQDNKNSTLSADEIALYDRQIRLWGMAAQARMRHAKVLLINLGSIGTEITKNIVLSGIGSLTILDDHEVEENNLGTQFFLDSESVGKLRLDVTQARIKDLNPRVKLEFDTANFKNKDEKYFKQFDLVIGTELTTNEIFYINSITRNFNIPLYVCGSNGLFAYIFVDLIKFESVDEKLKGTRPTEVGKSSNNKEIVDVVMYTDEDDDKKIYEKIKTVHNYKMFRDVLATATLKGKLNRRQLKRISSAVPLTFAALNIAKDTCEISLSQLQETLEKATDQLGVPIENVNKDYIQQFSNQLGVEFAPVAAVIGGAVSQDLINILGKRTSPINNFIIFDGTTLDMPIFEF is encoded by the coding sequence ATGAAtcaagataataaaaatagcACTTTGAGTGCTGACGAAATCGCTTTATATGATAGACAAATCAGATTATGGGGCATGGCTGCTCAAGCTAGGATGCGTCATGCTAAAGTTTTATTGATAAACTTGGGTTCTATTGGTACTGAAATaactaaaaatattgttcTTAGTGGTATTGGTTCTTTAACGATATTAGATGATCATGAAGTGGAAGAGAATAATTTAGGTACTCAATTCTTTCTAGATTCTGAATCTGTTGGTAAATTAAGATTGGATGTCACTCAAGCAAGaattaaagatttgaaTCCTAGAGTTAAGCTAGAGTTTGATACTGCTaacttcaaaaataaagatgaaaaatatttcaaacaATTTGATCTAGTCATCGGTACGGAATTAACtacaaatgaaatattttacataAACTCAATTACAAGGAATTTTAATATACCATTGTATGTCTGTGGCTCCAATGGGTTGTTTgcttatatatttgttgaTTTAATCAAATTCGAATCAgttgatgaaaaattaaaaggCACAAGACCAACAGAAGTAGGTAAGAGTTCAAACAATAAAGAAATCGTCGATGTCGTAATGTACactgatgaagatgatgataaaaagATCTAtgagaaaataaaaacagtCCATAACTATAAGATGTTTAGAGATGTTCTAGCAACTGCAACATTAAAAGGTAAATTGAACCGTAGGCAACTCAAAAGAATCTCCAGTGCAGTTCCATTAACATTTGCTGCCCTTAATATTGCTAAGGATACATGTGAAATTAGTTTATCCCAATTACAAGAAACCCTAGAGAAAGCAACAGATCAACTTGGTGTaccaattgaaaatgttaaCAAGGATTATATACAACAATTTAGCAACCAATTAGGTGTCGAATTCGCACCAGTTGCTGCTGTAATTGGTGGTGCAGTATCTCAAGATTTGATTAATATTTTGGGTAAGAGAACATCACCaattaacaattttataatatttgatgGTACTACTTTGGATATGCCaatctttgaattttga
- the PDP3 gene encoding Pdp3p (similar to Saccharomyces cerevisiae YLR455W; ancestral locus Anc_7.528), with the protein MTNNSDLKTGDLVLCKVGSFPPWPAVVFPQRYLRNDVYKKRKAARVAVCFFNDPTYYWEQPQKLKRLTSEVIHDYFKEKKTNASLPDLIAAYKEAKNFTNLNDFITAKFSEEGRLDELLEESIPQGEDPFLSKGHQRSKKNNGKQGDSTDGTFDYSNNSTSTNESSRKKRKLKSDESSENEKNLDTQVSSSEKNTNAIETTKNKNSTKKKRAKLDSSRNIEICMLFRRKIQKNLIQRDTAPSNQELEETHNLLTKIEENLYNNPNFFDINALRQSKLHKLLKVIVNDSNLSEFHEVSKRILLSWTNTIHQLKLEKIAEHKEIQEI; encoded by the coding sequence ATGACGAATAATAGCGACTTGAAGACTGGGGATCTAGTTTTATGTAAAGTTGGTTCGTTTCCACCGTGGCCGGCAGTAGTGTTTCCTCAAAGATATTTAAGGAACGACGTGTacaagaaaagaaaagctGCAAGAGTAGCTGTTTGTTTCTTCAATGACCCAACATATTATTGGGAACAGCCACAGAAATTGAAGAGGTTGACTTCTGAAGTTATACatgattattttaaagagaaaaaaaCTAATGCATCTCTTCCAGATTTAATCGCTGCTTATAAGGAAGCTAAgaattttacaaatttgAATGATTTTATAACGGCAAAATTCTCTGAAGAAGGAAGGCTAGATGAGTTATTAGAAGAGAGTATCCCGCAGGGCGAGGATCCATTTTTGAGTAAAGGTCATCAGAgatcaaagaaaaataatggTAAACAAGGTGATAGCACAGATGGGACATttgattattcaaataatagtACTTCAACAAATGAATCCTctagaaaaaaaagaaaattaaaatcagaTGAATCTAGTgagaatgaaaaaaatttagataCACAAGTGAGCTCATcagaaaaaaatacaaatgcAATAGAAACCActaagaataaaaattccacaaagaaaaagagaGCTAAACTAGATAGCTCCAGAAACATTGAAATATGTATGTTATTCCGTAGAAAGATACAGaagaatttaattcaaaGGGACACTGCACCTTCCAATcaagaattagaagaaacACATAATTTATTGACTAAAATCGAAGAAAATCTATATAATAATCCAAATTTCTTTGACATCAATGCTTTAAGACAAAGTAAGTTACATAAATTACTTAAAGTCATCGTCAATGATAGCAATCTATCCGAATTCCATGaagtttcaaaaagaattttGTTATCCTGGACAAATACTATTCATCAACTGAAGTTAGAAAAAATTGCAGAACATAAAGAGattcaagaaatataa